Within Schumannella luteola, the genomic segment TGAGCATCTCCGCAGCTTCATCGCCGTGACCGAGACAGGGAGTTTCACTCGCGCAGCTCGGCGCGAGCATCTGAGCCAGTCCACTGCGAGCGCGCATATCGCCGCACTGGAACGTCGACTCGGAGTGACCCTTCTGGAACGCCGCCCCGACGGAACCTCGATCAGCGAGGCTGGGGAGCGATTCCTGCACCGCGCGGTCGCACTCGTCGCACTCACCGACGAGACGCTCGGACAGTTCCACACGCGCGCCGACTCCATGCCGACATGGGAAGTGACCGACTTCGTGATCAACGAGTTCCCCCGCGAGGCATTGTCCGAGATCGCAACCGGGTGGTGGAGCGCCGCTTCACCCTCGCCCTGGGCAAGTCCCATGAGCTGGAGCACGGCGCCGCAACCGGACAGGTCGATGCCATCCTCAGCCTGACGTTCGAGCCGCCTACCGGCGCCGTGCTCATCGGAAGTGTTCCCCTCGACTATTACGCCTCGGTAGCGAAGCTCGCCGAATAGCACAAGATCGACGCGGTCTTCCGCGCCGACGTGCCCTACCTCAACCCCGACCGCATCCGCCACACCGCCGGCATCGGCATCGGCATCGGCATCGGCATCGGCATCGAGCCGACCACCCTGCTCTCTGCCGTCGCGGCCGTCACCCGACACATCGGCGTGGTCGGCACTGTCTCGACGAGCTTCTCTGAGCCATACAACGTGGCCCGCACCTTCGCCACACTCGACCACCTCAGCGGCGGGCGCGTCGGATGGAACGTCGTCACCTCCGCGTTCGGCGAGCGCAACTTCCGGCTCGATGAGCTGCCCTCCCAGGAAGAGCGCTACGCGCGTGCGGCCGAGTTCGTCGACGTCGCGCGCGGACTCTGGTCGGGTTGGGAGCGCGACGCCTGGCGCGTCGACCGTCGGGCGGGCGTGTTCGCAGACCCCGACAGGGTGCATCGTCTCGATCACCGCGGACGGTTCTTCCAGGTCGAGGGTCCCCTCGACATCCCGCGAAGCCCGCAGGGCGAGCCCGTGCTCGTCCAGGCCGGCGCGTCCGGGCCCGGACGAGCCTTCGCCGCCGGCTTCGCCGAGTTGATCTTCACGGCGGCGCAGTCAGCAGACCAGGCTCGTGAGTTCCGCTCCGACATCCGCGAACTGGCCGTCGCCGCCGGCCGCTCCGCCGACGACCTCGTCGTGCTGCCGGGCATCAAGACGATCGTCGCCGAGACCGAACGCGAAGCAGCGGCACTGAACCGCGAACTGCGAGATCTCATCGACGCGGAGGCCGGGCGCGCCGATCTTGAGAAGGTCATGGGCTTCGTCGACCTGTCGGGCATCGGACTCGACGAGCGCATCCCGGCCGAGCGGCTCGCCTTCGACGAGAGGGCCCTGGGTCGACGTCAGAGCGGTCCGGCGCTCTTCCGACGCCTCGCGCTCGCGCACGGCTACACGGTGCGTCAGCTCGTCGAGGAGCAGGTCATCTCCGCAGGCCACAAGATCGTCGTCGGCACCCCGGAATCGGTAGCCGACCTGCTTCAGGAATGGCACGCGAGCGGCGCCGCCGATGGCTTCGTGGTGATCCCTGCCGTCGCCAACGCCAGCGCGTTCCTCGACGGGGTCGTCCCCCTACTGCAGAAACGGGGCGTCTTCCGCCGCGATTACGAGGCAGACACTCTGCGCGCACACCTCGGCTTGCCGGGTCGAGGCTGAGAGACACGGTCCGGCCGCAGAGCGCCGGCCCGCATCCGACCACCACGAGCGGATGCGGGCCGGCGGGTTCGTCGGCGACCGCCGGTCAGTTCCAGTCGGCCAGCTCGGGCACCGCATCCGTGTTGATGGTGAGGCCGATACCGGGCGCCGTCGGCAGCGCCGGCACGCCGTCTTCGACGGGCGACTCCCCGAGGAACAGCGGCGACACTCGCTGGAGGCCCCAGTAGCTGGGGTTGGTGAGGTGCTCGATCCAGCCGCAGTTGGGCTGCGAGAGCACGACGTGCAGAGTCGCCTGTGAGTAGACGTGCGGGATGACGTCGATGCCGGCACCCGAGGCCATCTGCGCGATCCGGCGCAGCTCGGTGATGCCGCCGACGCGGTGCACGTCGGGCTGCAGCACGTCGTTCGAAACCGAGAAAACCCCCGCCTGAGCGGGGGTTTGCTGTGCACCCGGAGGGATTCAACCCCAACCTTCTGGAATCGGCTCGAATCCCGGCCGGCAACGTGGACCCCGCCGGTCATGCGTCTCTGACGAGAGCCGCGGCGTCGCCGTCTCGAGTACCGCTGAATACCGGCAGCACTGTGGTCGCGCCGATCGCGATGAACCCGACGAGAATGCAGGCGCCCAGCGCCGTCCAGTCGAGATGGATGCTCGCGGCGATGTTAGCGGCAGCGAGGCCCGCGACGAATAGCTGGACGATGCCGAGGATGGCGATCACCGACACGATCGTCGCGGTGACCACGTACATCGCCGCCTCGATCAGTGCCGCGGCGGCCAGCACTAGCGTCGTCGCGCCGACAGTTCGATACTGTGCCCGCTCCCGAGCGCGGTTCCCCCCGATAGCGAACAACACGACGGCGCTGCCCAGGATCGCGATTGCAGCGCCGGGAGCAAAGAGCACGAGGCCCTGCTGCGCGTTGACGGCGGCCTGCTGGCGAGAGTCGGTTGCGAGCTCCCAGGTGAGCGATGCGCTGAAGTAGGTGCCGAGCACGATCATGGCGATGGTGAGTGGCGCGACGGATGCCGATGTCGTCGTGAGCCTCTGCAATGCGCTCGCTCGGGCCAGCCACCATGCCGGGATGGCGGAGGCCGGCACCAGTCGGCTCCAGAGCGCGAGGAGCGGTCCAACGTACACGGGAGCGAGAAGCGCCAGCCCCAGGGCTACAGCGAAAGCCAGCCCGAGAGCGAGCGTGGACGCCGCGCCGGGCGTGCGCTGCGCGACGACACCCGAAGCGAGAAATACCGCTGCAGCGACGACGATGCCAGCCAGGATCCACTGTCCGACCCCGAGACGACGCGATGCCTCGCGACGCTCGCGGACGGCTTCGACCGGGGGCACACGTCCGGCGAGGACAGCAGGTCGGATGCCGCCCACGACCGCCAGTAAGGCCACGATCGCGACGGCCACCGCGCCGGCACCAGCATCGACGTGCGCCGGGAGGGGAACGCCGACAGTCGTCACCGAGAGAAGGAAGTCGATCGCGACCTGCGCGAGCGGTGCCGAGAGAACGGCCCCGACGACGGCGAAGACGATCGCTGTGCAGATGAGTCGGCCGAGCACAATCAGCTTGACCTGCGACGGCGATGCCCCCGCCAACCGCCACGCTGCGAGCCGAGGGCGTTCTTGCGTCAGCGCTGTCGTCGCGACGGTCGCGATGACGAAGCAGGTCGGGACGCCGATGCCGAGAGCCATCAGGAAGATCGCAATCTGCGCGACGACGGACTGGCTTCCCGGGGGGCCGGCTCGAAGCGCCTCCTGACCCTCCGGCGATGCGGCCGAGACGACGATGTAGAGGCAGAGCGCGACGAAGGCGCCCGATGCGAAGAACACGATCCCCGGCCCGATCGTTGCGCGAGGCTCTCGCACGATGGAGGCCCACAAGAGTCGGATCACGACCTCGTCTCCGCGTTCCGCAGCGACTCGACGATCTGCTCCGCGGTCGTGCCGGTCGTCTCGCTCACGACACGCCCGTCGCGCACGAGGACGACTCGATCAGCGCGCGCCGCCAACACCGGATCGTGGGTCACATACACCAGCGCAGTGCCTCGCTGCTTGACTGCCTCCAGGGCGCTCATCACGAGCTCGCCGTTCTGCGTGTCGAGAGCTCCGGTCGGCTCATCCGCGAAGATGATGCGCGGATCGGTGACCATGGCGCGCGCGATCGCGACGCGCTGCTGCTCTCCACCCGACAGCTGAGCAGGGCGCGATCGGATGCGATCGGCAAGCCCGAGCCGACGAAGCGATTCCTGCACGAACGCAGAATCCACCTTCTTCCGGCCGAGCCGCAACGGGAGAGCGACATTCTCGAAGGCGCTCAGCGCCGCGACGAGGTTGTACTGCTGGAACACGAAGCCGACCTGCTCTCGATACAGACGAGCCATCGCGCTGCTTCTGATCGAAGTCAGGTCGTTGCCGAGAAGGCGGACGACACCGCTGGTCACCGGTTCCAGACCGCTCAGGCAGTTCAGCAAGGTCGACTTCCCCGACCCGGATGCGCCTACGATCGCGACACGCTCAGACTCTGCGATAGCGAGGTCGATGCCGGAGAGAACTGTCGAGATCCCTCCGCCGGGGCGGGGGAAGTTTTTCGTCAGGGCCGAAGCCTCGATCACAGTCATTCAGGGGATCCCTTTCGATTGCTCCAGGCGTTGAGCACTGCCTCATAGTCATCCAGCGCTTCGTCGTGCGAACGGAGCGACCTCACTGCCGTGGCGTCGAGAACGACCTCGTCGACTCCAGCCGTCTCGAGCGTCCGAAGCTGGTCGATCACCGAGGCGAGATGGCCGTTGAGGACGGTGCCACTATCCAGGAGCGACTTCACCGTCGATTCCTCCGACTCCCGTAGCAAGCCAGAGTGGCTGAGCATCTCGGCGTAGTGCGGTTGTCGAATGTGATGGCCTACGGCTTCACGAGCGATGACCATGATGCTGCGGCCAATCCGACTGACAGCCAATGGGGCGATGCAGACTAGGCGGGCGCGAGAGGCCGATGTTTGTTCGAGTTGGGTGGCGACGTAGTGGGACGGCGCCAACCAAGTGGCGACGAAGTCAGCTTGTTGTAGCCCGCGCGAGAAAAGCCACGGGCGGACGGCTCCGACCCCCACCTCGATCGCGGGTGCATCCGCGAGCGGCGGCAATGCGGGTGAGGTGAATCGGGCACTATCCCGAGGCTGGGCCGAGGGATCGAACGCGTCTTTCACGGCCGCTGCATAGTCGAGGAGGGCCTGACCCGGCGCGCTCCACTCCTCACCAGAGACGGCTCGTACAAATCCAGGCTGGGCCGCTCCGAATCCTGCCGACACCGGCTGGCCGGACAGCGCAGCGAGCGTTCGCACCTGGAGGGCCGATTCGTACGGTGAGCGCATAGCCGCCAAGGAGACCCCGACACCGACCGGACAACTCGCCCCTGTCCCCGCGACGTAGGCGAGAGTCTGCATTCCGTCGAGGAGGAACGACTGCCCGATCCAGAGACGCGCCGCCGGCGACTTGTTGACGAGCGACACCGTCGAGCGGACCGCACCCGCCTCGTTGATCTGACCGGGCACTGTGATCGAGAGCTGCATCTGGATCACACCGCCAAGGCCTGTTTAGCGGCGTAGTCAGCATAGATTTCACTGGAATCGAGCAATGTCGCGTGATCGCCGACCGCGACAACCCGGCCACCATCGACGACGATGATCTGATCGGACTTGCTGATGGTCGCGAGGCGATGAGCGACGACCACCACCGTGCGGTGCCGCGACTCTTCGTCGAGAAGACGCTGCAGTGCCGCCTCTGTCCGGGCATCGACGCTCGAGGTGGGCTCGTCGAGCAGGAGTATCTCGGGGTCCTTGAGGAGCATTCGAGCCCAAGCGATTCTCTGCCTTTGCCCTCCGGACAGCATCACTCCGGAATCGCCGACATCCCGATCGAGGTCACGCGCACCCTGCGGAACGAGAGATGACAGACCAACCCGCTCGAGCGTGTCGAGCAACTGGTCGTCGGTCGCGTGATTCGCGCCGAGCCGGAGATTGTCCGCGAGTGTGCCAGCCAGCGCGGGCGAATCCTGTTCAACGAAGCCGATTCGGGCGCGGATAGCGTCGCGGTCGAGGCCGCGGAGCGCTTCGCCGTCGATTCGTATTTCCCCGCTGTCAGGTTCGTAGAAGCGCTCCAGCAGTGCGAGCACGGTCGATTTGCCGGCCCCGGATGGGCCAACGATCGCACTTCTGCTTCCGCGACGGACCGCGAATGACACTCGATCCAGGACGGGTACCTCGCCATATGAGAACACGACATCGTCGAACTCCAGCAGCGGCACGTTCGTGCCGGTCTCGATTTCCCAGGACGCGGTCGGCTTCTCGCCACCCGACGCTTCGCTGGGGATTGCCAGCACGCCTTTCACGCGGTCGAGGGACGCCATTGCCGCCTGGTACTCGGTGAAGACGCCCGATGCCTGCGAGATGGGCTGGATCAACAGGAAGAGATAGAGGATGAACGCCACGAGGTTGCCGAGGGTCATCGAGCCGTCGGCGACCCGGGCGCCCCCAACTGCCAAGACGATGACGAAGGCGCCCTGGATGCACAGGGACATCAGTGGACGTATCAGCGACGCTAGACGGGCGATGCGAAGTCCCGCGTCGAGAACCCCGCTGGCCTGAGCGATCACTCGACCCGCTTCACGATCACCGGCGTTCGATGCCCGGATCGTACGGATCCCAGAAATACCCCGCACGACATCCGCAGTCAGCGAGCCGAGCGAGGTCTGCGCCCCGAAGCTGAGCTGGCGGAGTCGGCGTCCTGCAACGAGCACGCCAGTGGCACCGACTGCGATGGCAATGAGAATGATCCCGAAGAGCAACGGATCCATCAGGATCATCAGGACAACAGCTCCGATGAACATCACTGCGGAGGACGCGAGCTCGAACAAGCCGGCCGTCACCATCGAACGGATCACCGCCGTATCGCCAGTCAACCGCGACGCGGTATCACCCGCGCTCCGCCGATCGTGAACGGCGATCGGCATCGAGAAAACCTTGTCGATGAGAGCTTTTCGTATGCCGAACACGACTCGCTCACCCGTGCGCTGAAGCACCCACGATCTAACCGCGGTTGCGATCGCCTCTCCGAGCGTCACGGCGACGAGCGCGACGACCAGCCAGACCAGCGGCTGCGACCGAGACACCGCATCGACAAGCCGCTGAACCATGAGCGGCTGCGCCACGGAGAGCCCGGCGGAGGCAAGCGAGAGCAGCGCGCCGAAGCCGAGCGCAAGCCGATGGGAGGCCACGAAGGGCCACAGATCGCGCAACCCAGAGCGGCCCCCGACGGCGACTTTCGACTCGTCAGCCGACTCTTCCGCCGCCATGCAAAGCCCCATTCTTCTGCCCCCGTACGGGGGAGCGGAAAGTTCTGTCTACTGAAGGTCACGGCGAGTATAGACAAAAACTCTGATTCGTGGATATGGTCTCCGAGGTCACCCGAAGACACGGGGCGCAGCAGAACGAAACGAGGGGAGAAGCCTGTGGACGGACAGCTCGAGATCTACGCCGGCGTCGACCCCTTCTTCTTCCGGGAGCCGGATCTGGCTGTCGACACGACCCCGGAGTTCGAGCTGCAGGTTCCGGCCGGATGGCGCCGCGAGACGGGTTTCGAGTGGACGCACCTGGTGAACCCCAGCGCCGTCCTACCGACCCAGGGCTGGAAGATCCACGTCTCGACGACCCCCTCTGATGCGCGACGAACTCTCGATCTGGTCGCGGAGTTCTGTTTCCGCGAAGGTGTTCCGTTCAAACACCTGTCGACCGAGGGGCGATTGCTCGCTCGCAATGGCAAGACGACGCCGCGTCAGCATGCTGGCAAGTTCGTCACCTGCTATCCGACCGAAGCTCAGCTCGAGTCGATGCTGATTGGACTGGAGTCCGCTCTAGCGGGGCAGAGCGGCCCGTACATCCTCAGCGACCGTCGATGGGCCTCGTCGCCCGTCTACCTCCGCTACGGAGTTTTCGTGCCGCGAGATGCGGAGGAGACGCCTCTTGGTCTCGTCGCCTACCTGAACGGCGCCGACGGGAGTCGGGAAGCCGATGAGCGCACTGTCGCGTTCCATGTTCCGGAATGGCTCGAGAACCCACCGTTCATCGAGGCCTGGCTCGCTCGCAGCAACTCCGACGACATCGAGCTTCCATTCGAGATCAGTCGCGCCGTGAAGTTCTCTACGGCGGGCGGCACCTATCGGGGTAGTCACGCCGACCGCCCCGTGATCATCAAAGAGGCGCGCGCCCACAGCGGGCACGACTTCATGGGACGCTCAGCGAGCGACAGACTCGCCAATGAGGCCGACGCCCTTGCCGAACTCTCCGAAGTAGAAGCGGTCCCGACTGTTCGGTGGCGCGGGCGACTCTGGGAGAACGACTTCGTCGCCCTCGACGAGCGCCCAGGGCTAGTTCTTCGCAAATGGGTGATCGGCAACTATCCGGCTTACGCGTCCGGCGCCGACGACTTCGAACGCTACTTCAGCGGCGCGCTCCTCGTCGCACAGAACCTGATCAAAGCGCTCGAGCAGATGCACGGGGCAGGGTGGGCACATCAGGACGTACACCCTGACAACATCCTTGTCGCCGAGGATCTCTCGGTGGCCCTGATCGACTTCGAGTGCGCAGCTCGAACAAGTTCCGGCGAACGTGAGCATGTGATCGCCGGATCAGGTTTCAGGGCGCCGGGCCTGCGTACGCCCGAGCAGATCGACTGGTACGGCGCACGGCAGATTCTGGCGTTCGTCACCGTTCCGTTGATCGTGCAGTCGGAACTCGTGACCGACTACTCGTTCCAAACGCGGCGTTTCCTCTCGGAGCACCTGCGACGGAGCGGCCTGAGGATCGCTGCCGTCGATTCCCTGCTGGCACTGCTGGCGGAGCTCGACCGCCGCGCGCACGTAGGGGCGCCCACCGATCGGGCGGAATCGACTGATCACTGGCGTCTGAGCGCCCTCGCGACCTCGGACGAACCGAGTTCGTGGGCAGAGTCGGTCGCGAGCGGTCTCGCCGAGACTCGCGCCCGCTCGGATGATCCGGCCTCCAGCTCGCACCCGCATGGCCTTCCCCACCGAGGCCTCGGGCTGAGCTACGGTGCGGCCGGTCTCGTCACCGTGTTCACCGCGCGCACCTCCCGTTCCGCGCATGATCTCTCTGGCTACACGAAGGCGTTGATCAAGCGCATCACGGAGCGAGAAGGGGCGCCTGCGAGACACGGTCTCTTCGACGGTAACGCTGGAGACATCTGGGCGAAGTTCCGCGCTCAGCCGGCCGAGTTCGTGCTCGCGGCGAGCGATTTCGATCGAATGATCTCGGCACCCGGGCGCCGTCTCTACGACGGTCGCCCGGGCACGCTACTCGCTCTCATCGGCATGGCCCGAGAGGGCGTTCTGGATCCGGATCAAGAGGCGGCATCCAAGGATGCTGTGATGTCGATCGCTACGGAGTATGTCGATTCACCCGGCCTATTCGCACCACGGGGAAAGAACCGCACCAACAAGGGCAACCGGCCCGAGCACTTCACGTCGGGCCTTCTGTACGGGCATCTGGGTGTCGCGTGGTTGATGAGCCGCGCATGGACGCTGTTCGGCGACTCCCGAGCGCTCGACGCGTGCAACCGCGCGCTCCTCGAAGAGCTCGCCGGGTACGACTACGACCCGACATCCGTCACGCTGCAGTTGCGAGAAGGAAATCGCTCGATCCCTTACCTCGCGAGCGGAAGCGCCGGGTTCGGCGTTGTTCTCGAGAGGCTCGAGCGCGCGGATCTCGACCCGACGATCGTTGAGGCCGCGCCCGCGTTGCTCAACGCGACACGACCCCTTCTCACTGTCTTCCCGGGATTGTTCGAAGGAGCCGCAGGCCTCGCAGTCGGCCGACTGGGCCTTCAGCGTTTCCTTGACGTTCCGCTCGACGGCCCCGAGGTCCTGGCCAGAAATCTCGCGCTCTTCGCCATCCGTTCGGAGTCAGGAATCGTCTTCGCGGGAGACAGCGGGCTGCGCATCACAACGGATGTCGCTACAGGCGGCGCCGGCATCCTGCACGCGCTCGATCTGCAGGAGCGCGGAAGCGCGCAACTACTTGACCTATGAGACTTCCCGACGCGAACGCGACGGGGAACCCAAACGATCTCCAGAGGAGGTGAAAGAAATGCAGAAGATCCTTGAGCTCCAGACGGTCGCCGTCGAGGAAGAAGCCGACATGAACGAGGCCCAGTTCAGCTGGGCCAGCTTCGATCACTGCTCGGCGTGGACGAGCAGCTGGGAGAGCCGCAACCACTGCTACTAAGCAGTACGAAGCGGGGTGCGGCACCCACTAGATGCCGCACCCCGTGCTCACAATAGGGGTGCCCGGTGGAAATCACCGCGTTGAAGACGGCCCAAGGCACCGTCGTCGTCTCGGTCGAACGCGAGTCGAGCCCGGCGGTCCACGCGGGATTGCTGATCCATCACGGCTCCGTGGATGACCCCCTGGGCCATCATGGCCTCGCGCATGTTCGCGAGCATGTGCTGACCGGGATGTCAGCTCGTTCGGATCGGCTGACCGCGGCGAGTACTCGCCGCGACACCATGATCTTTGCCGCAGAGCGACGCACAGGGCTCGATGCCGTCGCCTCGCTGTCGGAGTTGACGGCCAGGTGCGCCGATGCTCCGAACGCACTGATCGAGGAGCAGCGAAGAGTGGTCCTCGCCGAACTCGCGCACTCCCGGCCGACCTCAACCGAGGCCGGATTCAGGCACTTGTTCGGAACGGACTCTCCATACGTGAGGCCCCCAGCTGGGACGCCGACAGATGTATCCAACCTCGGTTACGAAGATCTGCGCTTCGTTCCCGAACCCGAGCAGGCATCTCCCCCGCCGGTGATTGTGGTCCTCCATTCGGGAAGCGACCGGCGTCATCTCATCGAACGCCTCATCGGCGAAGGGGCCAGCGGCTGGCTTCCGCCTTCGGCTCCGCCGCTCGAACGGCGCCCCGCCGAAGCACTACATCACGAGAAGCCGCGGCCCGGCAGGCTCGC encodes:
- a CDS encoding NtaA/DmoA family FMN-dependent monooxygenase (This protein belongs to a clade of FMN-dependent monooxygenases, within a broader family of flavin-dependent oxidoreductases, the luciferase-like monooxygenase (LMM) family, some of whose members use coenzyme F420 rather than FMN.), whose product is MDAVFRADVPYLNPDRIRHTAGIGIGIGIGIGIEPTTLLSAVAAVTRHIGVVGTVSTSFSEPYNVARTFATLDHLSGGRVGWNVVTSAFGERNFRLDELPSQEERYARAAEFVDVARGLWSGWERDAWRVDRRAGVFADPDRVHRLDHRGRFFQVEGPLDIPRSPQGEPVLVQAGASGPGRAFAAGFAELIFTAAQSADQAREFRSDIRELAVAAGRSADDLVVLPGIKTIVAETEREAAALNRELRDLIDAEAGRADLEKVMGFVDLSGIGLDERIPAERLAFDERALGRRQSGPALFRRLALAHGYTVRQLVEEQVISAGHKIVVGTPESVADLLQEWHASGAADGFVVIPAVANASAFLDGVVPLLQKRGVFRRDYEADTLRAHLGLPGRG
- a CDS encoding enolase C-terminal domain-like protein, with product MLQPDVHRVGGITELRRIAQMASGAGIDVIPHVYSQATLHVVLSQPNCGWIEHLTNPSYWGLQRVSPLFLGESPVEDGVPALPTAPGIGLTINTDAVPELADWN
- a CDS encoding ABC transporter ATP-binding protein yields the protein MTVIEASALTKNFPRPGGGISTVLSGIDLAIAESERVAIVGASGSGKSTLLNCLSGLEPVTSGVVRLLGNDLTSIRSSAMARLYREQVGFVFQQYNLVAALSAFENVALPLRLGRKKVDSAFVQESLRRLGLADRIRSRPAQLSGGEQQRVAIARAMVTDPRIIFADEPTGALDTQNGELVMSALEAVKQRGTALVYVTHDPVLAARADRVVLVRDGRVVSETTGTTAEQIVESLRNAETRS
- a CDS encoding LLM class flavin-dependent oxidoreductase, with product MQLSITVPGQINEAGAVRSTVSLVNKSPAARLWIGQSFLLDGMQTLAYVAGTGASCPVGVGVSLAAMRSPYESALQVRTLAALSGQPVSAGFGAAQPGFVRAVSGEEWSAPGQALLDYAAAVKDAFDPSAQPRDSARFTSPALPPLADAPAIEVGVGAVRPWLFSRGLQQADFVATWLAPSHYVATQLEQTSASRARLVCIAPLAVSRIGRSIMVIAREAVGHHIRQPHYAEMLSHSGLLRESEESTVKSLLDSGTVLNGHLASVIDQLRTLETAGVDEVVLDATAVRSLRSHDEALDDYEAVLNAWSNRKGSPE
- a CDS encoding ABC transporter ATP-binding protein, whose translation is MAAEESADESKVAVGGRSGLRDLWPFVASHRLALGFGALLSLASAGLSVAQPLMVQRLVDAVSRSQPLVWLVVALVAVTLGEAIATAVRSWVLQRTGERVVFGIRKALIDKVFSMPIAVHDRRSAGDTASRLTGDTAVIRSMVTAGLFELASSAVMFIGAVVLMILMDPLLFGIILIAIAVGATGVLVAGRRLRQLSFGAQTSLGSLTADVVRGISGIRTIRASNAGDREAGRVIAQASGVLDAGLRIARLASLIRPLMSLCIQGAFVIVLAVGGARVADGSMTLGNLVAFILYLFLLIQPISQASGVFTEYQAAMASLDRVKGVLAIPSEASGGEKPTASWEIETGTNVPLLEFDDVVFSYGEVPVLDRVSFAVRRGSRSAIVGPSGAGKSTVLALLERFYEPDSGEIRIDGEALRGLDRDAIRARIGFVEQDSPALAGTLADNLRLGANHATDDQLLDTLERVGLSSLVPQGARDLDRDVGDSGVMLSGGQRQRIAWARMLLKDPEILLLDEPTSSVDARTEAALQRLLDEESRHRTVVVVAHRLATISKSDQIIVVDGGRVVAVGDHATLLDSSEIYADYAAKQALAV
- the lanKC gene encoding class III lanthionine synthetase LanKC → MDGQLEIYAGVDPFFFREPDLAVDTTPEFELQVPAGWRRETGFEWTHLVNPSAVLPTQGWKIHVSTTPSDARRTLDLVAEFCFREGVPFKHLSTEGRLLARNGKTTPRQHAGKFVTCYPTEAQLESMLIGLESALAGQSGPYILSDRRWASSPVYLRYGVFVPRDAEETPLGLVAYLNGADGSREADERTVAFHVPEWLENPPFIEAWLARSNSDDIELPFEISRAVKFSTAGGTYRGSHADRPVIIKEARAHSGHDFMGRSASDRLANEADALAELSEVEAVPTVRWRGRLWENDFVALDERPGLVLRKWVIGNYPAYASGADDFERYFSGALLVAQNLIKALEQMHGAGWAHQDVHPDNILVAEDLSVALIDFECAARTSSGEREHVIAGSGFRAPGLRTPEQIDWYGARQILAFVTVPLIVQSELVTDYSFQTRRFLSEHLRRSGLRIAAVDSLLALLAELDRRAHVGAPTDRAESTDHWRLSALATSDEPSSWAESVASGLAETRARSDDPASSSHPHGLPHRGLGLSYGAAGLVTVFTARTSRSAHDLSGYTKALIKRITEREGAPARHGLFDGNAGDIWAKFRAQPAEFVLAASDFDRMISAPGRRLYDGRPGTLLALIGMAREGVLDPDQEAASKDAVMSIATEYVDSPGLFAPRGKNRTNKGNRPEHFTSGLLYGHLGVAWLMSRAWTLFGDSRALDACNRALLEELAGYDYDPTSVTLQLREGNRSIPYLASGSAGFGVVLERLERADLDPTIVEAAPALLNATRPLLTVFPGLFEGAAGLAVGRLGLQRFLDVPLDGPEVLARNLALFAIRSESGIVFAGDSGLRITTDVATGGAGILHALDLQERGSAQLLDL
- a CDS encoding insulinase family protein encodes the protein MEITALKTAQGTVVVSVERESSPAVHAGLLIHHGSVDDPLGHHGLAHVREHVLTGMSARSDRLTAASTRRDTMIFAAERRTGLDAVASLSELTARCADAPNALIEEQRRVVLAELAHSRPTSTEAGFRHLFGTDSPYVRPPAGTPTDVSNLGYEDLRFVPEPEQASPPPVIVVLHSGSDRRHLIERLIGEGASGWLPPSAPPLERRPAEALHHEKPRPGRLAFDAYFTMPQALASPLPATLSAGLLSAAFSPELSDFQRHLDDCGVAIDELRFTAQSHWRARSLGHIQLRLTVDHEPRRVSDSFREAARRLASSAHHRANAWRAHGRTANLRSVSTPSGAIDFVQKNWTGEGSVEELVMPRPPIPEAFSDLISAVHVHGI